The Candidatus Zixiibacteriota bacterium nucleotide sequence AAGGCCGTTCCTATGGATCCAAATTCGGACAAGGTCTTGTCCACAGGATCCTGGCGAAGACTTTAGCCTTCCATCTTTGTCGCTTCCCCATCCCCTGGAGGTCTGAAGACCTCCGCTACATTTCTTAAAATGCTTGATAAATCAAGCAACTACGATGACGGCTGCAGGGGTTCGATTTATCGAACCTGGTTATACTCTTTTTTAGTTGTGTTTGGAATAAATTAAGCGTATATTATTTGAAAGATTAATAACCCGGCTTTGATCTGACTTAAAACCGGATTAAAGAATATTAAGGAGGAAAAAAATGCTTGGTGGAATTGGAGCCCAGGAACTTCTCTTAATCCTTTTAGTCCTATTGCTCTTATTCGGTGCAAAGAAAATACCGGAAATTGCCAAAGGATTAGGCAAGAGCGTGAGCGAGTTTAAAAAGGGGATGCGGGAGCTGGAGAATGAGGTGAAGAAGG carries:
- a CDS encoding twin-arginine translocase TatA/TatE family subunit, translated to MLGGIGAQELLLILLVLLLLFGAKKIPEIAKGLGKSVSEFKKGMRELENEVKKEEPTPEDKKKLAG